One Gammaproteobacteria bacterium DNA window includes the following coding sequences:
- a CDS encoding VanZ family protein: MSRLVLLLLSIIASYIAFSPLEIETYGALDASHLPAFGIFTVAIFFNVPKFHKHWRYTITLTLSVLLVFAVEWLQTLVGRTASWEDSQLGLIGVTLALIGIYIWRHTKASYLKWSYSTGTLLILSLFFYPVAQKWYELSPYAHQGYAGVYHVFTQIIDSIIG; the protein is encoded by the coding sequence TTGTCTCGTTTAGTTTTATTATTACTCAGCATTATTGCATCATACATTGCATTCTCACCGCTAGAGATTGAAACGTATGGTGCTCTTGATGCATCACATCTGCCTGCATTTGGCATATTTACGGTCGCTATTTTTTTCAATGTGCCAAAGTTTCACAAACATTGGCGCTATACCATTACGCTGACTCTCTCGGTACTTCTCGTTTTTGCCGTTGAGTGGTTGCAAACGTTAGTGGGTCGAACTGCAAGCTGGGAAGACAGTCAACTCGGTCTCATCGGTGTCACACTCGCACTCATTGGAATTTATATATGGCGACATACAAAAGCGTCTTATCTGAAATGGTCTTATAGCACGGGCACCTTATTAATACTCTCACTATTTTTCTACCCTGTTGCACAAAAGTGGTATGAACTATCCCCTTACGCTCATCAGGGTTATGCTGGTGTCTACCATGTATTTACACAAATTATAGACTCCATTATTGGGTAA
- a CDS encoding CIA30 family protein, which translates to MKKNSLHQSYILPRLILFIICVSAIIIAFLPYSFGGYNEFASEVLNTAHLPAFAIFTLSLFSNIPKHFGNRRYLIALTISVVLAVAIEWIQARIGREASWEDVMLDLVGIMLALSGIYLWQKNQIRLRWGHAVVTLGIIIFLSYPIAIKGYSIYWQQQQFPMFGDFESDMDLYLWKTQGGTSDTPTRVELQANNATHGNQALRITTGQGGWGGIYFLTYDADWSNYKYFTLNLFNPSDQNFNFFIRIDDSDERAPIYYEHRFNYSQKMNPGMNEIRIPVDTIATSLKSRNLNIKSIRRFILYLEKNRPSRTFYIDNVRLE; encoded by the coding sequence ATGAAAAAAAATTCATTACATCAAAGTTATATATTGCCACGTCTGATTTTATTCATTATTTGTGTTTCTGCAATAATAATTGCATTTCTCCCATACTCTTTTGGAGGCTATAATGAGTTTGCAAGTGAAGTTTTAAATACAGCTCATCTACCCGCGTTTGCTATTTTCACCTTGTCACTCTTCTCTAATATCCCCAAACATTTTGGAAACCGCCGTTACCTGATCGCATTAACTATCTCAGTTGTATTAGCAGTTGCTATAGAGTGGATTCAGGCACGTATCGGGCGTGAGGCCAGTTGGGAAGATGTCATGCTTGATTTGGTGGGAATTATGCTAGCGTTATCTGGAATTTACCTCTGGCAAAAAAATCAGATTCGTCTCCGCTGGGGGCATGCTGTTGTGACTTTGGGCATAATTATTTTTTTGAGTTATCCCATTGCAATAAAAGGCTACAGCATCTATTGGCAACAACAGCAGTTCCCTATGTTTGGGGACTTTGAAAGTGATATGGATCTTTATTTATGGAAGACACAAGGAGGAACTTCGGATACTCCAACTCGTGTTGAATTACAGGCCAACAATGCGACTCATGGCAATCAAGCACTACGTATCACTACTGGGCAAGGAGGCTGGGGCGGCATTTATTTTTTAACTTATGATGCAGATTGGTCAAATTATAAATACTTTACTCTCAATCTATTTAACCCGAGCGATCAAAATTTTAATTTTTTTATTCGCATTGATGACAGTGATGAACGTGCCCCCATTTATTACGAACATCGTTTCAATTATTCACAGAAAATGAACCCAGGTATGAATGAAATTCGTATTCCTGTTGACACTATTGCTACAAGCCTGAAAAGTAGAAACTTAAATATTAAATCAATACGTCGATTTATCTTATACTTAGAAAAAAACAGACCTTCACGCACATTCTATATTGATAATGTTCGTTTGGAATAA
- a CDS encoding protein-glutamate O-methyltransferase CheR: MSSQEYTEFQKFLEKSCGIVLGNNRHYLVNSRIKGLMGEHKISSITELTNRLKNPANIPLRKQIIDAMTTNETSWFRDQHPFESLKNIIFPEIKKNNSLNIWSAACSSGQEPYTISITIEEYLKSNPGSFSNNIKITATDISSTVLSEAKNATYDLLSISRGLSDDRQEKFFSPISNKWKVKDKISRRVTFKEFNLLDSPVGLGKFDVIFCRNVLIYFSQENKAEIIKKFSKALNPSGYLILGSSESMPSTLNPLFDMIRIKRGIVYKAK, encoded by the coding sequence ATGTCTTCACAAGAATATACCGAATTCCAAAAGTTTCTTGAAAAATCATGCGGTATTGTATTAGGTAATAACCGTCATTACCTGGTTAATAGTCGCATCAAAGGTTTAATGGGTGAGCATAAAATTTCATCTATCACTGAGCTGACAAATCGTCTGAAAAATCCAGCTAATATTCCGTTAAGAAAACAGATTATTGATGCAATGACAACCAATGAAACGAGTTGGTTTCGTGATCAACACCCTTTTGAATCCTTAAAAAATATAATTTTTCCCGAGATTAAAAAAAATAACTCATTAAATATATGGTCGGCCGCCTGCTCCTCAGGGCAGGAGCCTTACACAATCAGTATAACGATTGAAGAGTATTTAAAAAGTAACCCTGGAAGTTTTTCCAATAACATCAAAATCACCGCGACTGATATATCGTCCACGGTACTGTCCGAAGCAAAAAATGCAACTTATGATTTATTATCCATATCACGAGGTTTAAGCGATGATCGACAAGAAAAATTCTTTAGCCCTATCAGCAATAAATGGAAAGTTAAAGATAAAATTTCCAGACGTGTGACCTTTAAAGAATTTAACTTGCTTGACAGCCCTGTAGGGCTGGGTAAATTTGATGTTATATTCTGCCGTAATGTTCTTATCTACTTTTCTCAGGAAAACAAAGCAGAAATTATAAAAAAATTCTCTAAAGCACTCAATCCTAGTGGCTACCTTATTCTCGGTTCGTCGGAAAGCATGCCTTCGACGTTAAATCCATTGTTCGATATGATCAGAATCAAGCGTGGAATAGTCTATAAAGCCAAGTAG
- a CDS encoding chemotaxis protein CheV, with the protein MADLLAGVDQRTQLVGHNRIELLLFRLEGKQRYGINVFKVQEVIQCPPLTHVPNTHSMICGVATIREKTIPVIDLGKAIGLQPIENISDKFIVVSEFNHAVIGFIVWSVDKIVNKPWEEILPPPAGAGKDSYVISVTQIEKELIEIIDVEKVRAEIITTTTVPSDDILEQGKERGTDELDEIHVLVVDDSSVARNQVKRTLEQLGMKCTLAKNGREALEMLIDWHTNDTEMFNKVDLVLSDIEMPEMDGYTLTTKIREDDRLAGKYIILHSSLSGVFNNAMVEKVGADKFIAKYNPDELAKTVLNACEAIDLARREALA; encoded by the coding sequence ATGGCAGATCTATTGGCAGGTGTCGACCAGCGAACCCAGCTTGTAGGGCATAACCGTATCGAGCTATTGCTCTTCAGGCTCGAAGGTAAACAGCGCTACGGCATTAATGTATTTAAAGTTCAAGAAGTCATACAGTGCCCTCCTCTCACACATGTTCCAAACACTCATTCAATGATTTGTGGTGTTGCCACGATCCGAGAAAAAACAATTCCAGTCATTGATCTGGGTAAAGCCATTGGCCTGCAGCCCATTGAAAATATATCCGATAAATTTATTGTTGTGAGTGAATTTAACCACGCCGTGATCGGCTTCATAGTCTGGAGTGTTGACAAAATTGTGAATAAACCATGGGAAGAAATACTGCCCCCTCCAGCAGGCGCAGGAAAAGACAGCTACGTCATTTCCGTGACCCAAATTGAAAAAGAGCTGATAGAAATTATTGATGTAGAAAAAGTAAGAGCTGAAATCATCACCACAACCACAGTGCCTTCTGATGATATTCTTGAGCAAGGAAAAGAGAGGGGCACTGATGAGTTGGATGAAATCCATGTGCTTGTTGTTGATGACTCAAGCGTTGCAAGAAATCAGGTGAAACGTACCTTAGAGCAGCTTGGTATGAAATGTACTTTAGCTAAAAATGGACGTGAAGCGCTTGAAATGCTTATTGACTGGCATACGAATGACACAGAAATGTTTAATAAAGTAGATCTTGTACTCTCTGATATAGAGATGCCTGAAATGGATGGTTACACACTTACGACCAAAATACGTGAAGACGATCGGCTTGCAGGAAAGTACATCATTCTTCACTCCTCATTAAGTGGTGTATTTAATAATGCCATGGTTGAAAAAGTGGGTGCCGATAAATTTATTGCTAAATACAACCCCGATGAACTCGCTAAAACAGTGCTTAATGCTTGTGAAGCAATTGATCTGGCTCGAAGAGAAGCTCTGGCTTAA
- the mfd gene encoding transcription-repair coupling factor, translating into MASPADQQSTNSLSPFTPALPKKQNDSLQWGQLHGSSLGLAVASAVQKHSGLLLVLTTDMQAATRLAYELRFFTDDHEEAPILTFPDWETLPYDIFSPHQDIISQRLSTLYRLPSVKRGVLIVPIATAMHRLAPRSFLDASTLLLDEGEKFDMDQMRLRLEEAGYQCVSQVTEHGDFSVRGSILDLYPMGSKLPYRIDLFDDEVDSIRTFDPENQRSIERVKQIRLLPAREFPLHKEGITHFRLAYREAFEGNTSNSPIYRDVNKGLAPSGIEYYLPLFFDKTSTLFDYLPSNTLLLTDKKIDAAAETFWQEANQRYNQNKYNLERPLLPPAEIFLRVEELFGQLHEYPRIRFQQEPLPEGGHTINYGIRPLPSLTVDARAEQPLATLTQFLDNFDGRCLIIAESPGRRETLLELFAKHQQHPVTLDGWKSFLENNTTLGITVAVLDDGLCSIEPAIAIITEQQLFGEQVMQRRRRKNKGRDNDTIIRNLTELTIGSPVVHEEHGVGRYLGLQTLDMGDMEREFLVLEYAKGDKLYVPVSSLHFINRYTGAENAPLHKLGSDQWEKARTRAAKKVSDVAVELLDIYARRAARQGYRYQFDEEQYAAFASAFPFEETPDQASTILAIISDMTSQKPMDRLVCGDVGFGKTEVAMRAAFIAALDGKQVAVLAPTTLLAQQHYENFKDRFADWPIKVAVLSRFRSKKQQDETIAEIAAGQVDIIIGTHKILQKSIGFNNLGLAIIDEEHRFGVRQKERFKSMRSEIDLLTLTATPIPRTLNMAMADLRDLSIIATPPAKRVAIKTFITEWDDNLLTEAIMRELKRGGQIYILHNEVATIERMVTRISELLPEATVQFAHGQMRERELEQVMMDFYHQRFNVLVCTTIIESGIDIPTANTIIINRADKLGLAQLYQIRGRVGRSHHRAYAYLVTPPKKSMSKDAVKRLDAIGSLEELGAGFTLATHDLEIRGTGELLGDEQSGQINEVGFTLYMELLERAVNALKSGNQPELERSLEHGTEIDLQVSALLPADYLPDVHSRLVLYKRIASAAHVDDLNELQIEMIDRFGLLPDAAKNLLKVTELKLMAQPIGIQKIDGGGQGFRIIFGADPNMDQMAILKLIQTEPQTYKLDGAEKLRVIKKLPEAADRFQTVEELLKKIQSN; encoded by the coding sequence ATGGCTTCACCTGCAGATCAACAGAGCACAAATTCGCTGAGCCCGTTTACTCCAGCGTTACCTAAAAAACAGAATGACTCTCTGCAATGGGGGCAGTTACACGGCAGTAGCCTGGGCTTGGCAGTTGCATCAGCGGTTCAGAAACACTCAGGGCTGCTGCTGGTTTTAACAACCGATATGCAAGCCGCCACTCGTTTAGCCTATGAGCTTCGTTTTTTTACAGATGATCACGAAGAAGCGCCGATCTTAACTTTCCCTGATTGGGAGACTCTGCCGTATGACATATTTTCCCCTCATCAAGATATTATCTCGCAGCGCTTAAGCACACTCTACCGCCTTCCTTCAGTAAAGCGCGGTGTATTGATCGTACCGATTGCAACCGCCATGCATCGCTTGGCACCTCGCAGCTTTCTTGATGCCAGCACACTGCTGCTGGATGAAGGTGAAAAGTTTGATATGGATCAAATGCGCTTGCGGCTGGAGGAAGCGGGTTATCAATGCGTTTCTCAAGTGACAGAGCACGGTGATTTTTCAGTGCGTGGCAGCATTCTTGACCTCTACCCAATGGGTTCGAAACTGCCCTATCGCATTGATCTGTTTGATGATGAAGTCGACAGCATTCGTACTTTTGACCCAGAAAACCAGCGTTCGATTGAGCGTGTTAAACAGATTCGTTTACTGCCCGCACGAGAGTTTCCACTGCATAAAGAAGGTATCACTCACTTTCGCCTGGCATACCGCGAAGCTTTTGAAGGAAATACATCAAACAGTCCGATCTATCGTGATGTAAACAAAGGGCTTGCCCCTTCAGGCATTGAATATTATCTGCCTCTATTTTTTGATAAAACAAGCACATTATTTGATTACCTTCCCAGCAATACATTGCTGTTAACAGATAAAAAAATTGACGCTGCTGCTGAAACATTCTGGCAAGAGGCCAACCAACGTTACAATCAAAACAAATATAACCTTGAACGCCCCCTACTCCCGCCTGCTGAAATATTTTTACGCGTGGAGGAGTTATTCGGACAACTGCATGAATACCCTCGCATTCGTTTTCAGCAAGAGCCACTACCTGAAGGTGGCCATACAATCAACTATGGCATCCGCCCATTACCTTCATTAACGGTCGATGCACGAGCCGAGCAACCGCTTGCCACACTCACGCAATTTTTAGATAATTTTGATGGACGCTGCCTGATTATTGCTGAAAGCCCGGGGCGACGAGAAACCCTGCTCGAACTCTTCGCAAAACATCAGCAACACCCAGTCACACTTGATGGCTGGAAAAGTTTTCTTGAGAACAATACAACACTGGGCATTACGGTGGCGGTATTGGATGATGGCCTATGCAGCATCGAACCCGCCATTGCAATTATCACCGAACAACAGCTTTTTGGTGAGCAGGTCATGCAGCGTCGTCGTCGTAAAAATAAAGGGCGCGATAACGACACAATTATTCGTAATTTGACCGAGCTCACCATCGGCTCTCCTGTCGTGCATGAAGAGCACGGCGTTGGGCGTTATCTAGGGTTACAAACCCTAGACATGGGCGATATGGAGCGAGAGTTTTTGGTGCTTGAATATGCCAAAGGCGACAAACTTTACGTGCCAGTTTCATCATTGCACTTTATTAATCGCTATACCGGCGCTGAAAATGCACCCCTGCATAAATTGGGCAGTGATCAGTGGGAAAAAGCCCGAACACGCGCGGCGAAAAAAGTCTCTGATGTGGCCGTTGAACTGCTCGATATTTATGCAAGACGTGCCGCACGCCAAGGTTATCGTTATCAATTTGATGAAGAGCAGTATGCCGCTTTCGCATCTGCCTTTCCATTTGAAGAAACCCCGGATCAAGCCAGCACCATTCTGGCTATCATTAGTGATATGACATCTCAAAAACCAATGGATCGATTGGTTTGTGGTGATGTTGGCTTTGGTAAAACAGAAGTCGCGATGCGCGCCGCCTTTATCGCCGCTCTGGATGGTAAGCAAGTCGCCGTACTCGCCCCGACAACACTACTGGCTCAGCAACATTATGAAAACTTTAAAGATCGCTTTGCCGACTGGCCCATAAAAGTTGCCGTTTTGTCTCGTTTCCGATCCAAAAAACAGCAGGATGAAACAATTGCAGAGATTGCAGCAGGTCAGGTTGATATCATCATAGGGACCCATAAAATTCTACAAAAGAGTATCGGATTTAATAATCTCGGGCTGGCTATTATTGATGAAGAGCACCGCTTTGGTGTACGTCAGAAAGAGCGTTTTAAATCCATGCGCTCTGAAATTGACCTACTCACACTCACCGCCACCCCAATTCCACGTACATTGAACATGGCGATGGCGGATCTGCGTGATCTTTCGATTATTGCCACGCCGCCGGCCAAACGTGTCGCCATAAAAACATTCATCACGGAGTGGGATGATAATTTACTGACGGAGGCCATCATGCGTGAGCTGAAACGGGGCGGCCAAATTTATATTCTTCATAATGAAGTCGCAACCATCGAAAGAATGGTCACTCGTATTTCAGAGCTGTTGCCTGAAGCGACCGTTCAATTTGCACATGGGCAGATGCGTGAGCGTGAACTGGAGCAGGTGATGATGGATTTTTATCATCAGCGTTTTAATGTTCTGGTGTGCACAACCATCATCGAAAGTGGTATTGATATTCCAACAGCCAACACCATCATCATCAATCGTGCCGATAAATTAGGCTTGGCACAGCTCTATCAGATTCGAGGCCGAGTCGGACGTTCACACCACCGAGCTTATGCTTACCTGGTTACCCCACCGAAAAAGAGCATGAGCAAGGATGCTGTAAAACGGCTTGATGCCATCGGCTCATTAGAAGAGCTTGGAGCGGGTTTTACACTTGCAACTCATGATCTGGAAATTCGTGGTACGGGTGAACTGTTAGGTGATGAGCAGAGTGGGCAAATCAATGAAGTGGGTTTCACTCTTTATATGGAGCTGCTCGAACGTGCTGTGAATGCGCTTAAATCAGGCAATCAGCCCGAGCTGGAGCGCTCATTGGAACATGGAACTGAAATTGACCTGCAAGTGTCTGCGTTATTGCCCGCAGATTATCTGCCCGATGTGCATAGCCGACTGGTGCTTTACAAGCGAATTGCGAGTGCCGCTCATGTTGATGATTTGAATGAACTGCAAATTGAAATGATCGATCGCTTTGGTTTGTTACCCGATGCGGCTAAGAATTTATTGAAAGTGACCGAATTAAAACTCATGGCACAGCCCATAGGCATTCAAAAAATTGATGGCGGTGGCCAAGGATTCCGAATCATTTTTGGGGCAGATCCTAATATGGATCAAATGGCCATACTAAAACTTATTCAAACAGAGCCGCAAACCTATAAACTTGATGGCGCTGAAAAACTGCGCGTCATTAAAAAGTTACCCGAAGCGGCTGACCGCTTCCAGACGGTTGAAGAACTTTTGAAAAAAATTCAATCTAATTGA
- the flgA gene encoding flagellar basal body P-ring formation protein FlgA, whose amino-acid sequence MNNIKFFSQYIAFVMLLIFSDVYATEFHSHDVIKKSVSNFLELNINKNEYQQHEIKVDSIDSRLKLVKCDLPLDIARSMGQRPSGRITVGVKCKGKQPWSLYIQASIKISDMVLVTSQSLPVGSMIGMDNVTLVQKDISRLTQGYFKNTQEVEGSFVKRPLASGAVLTASNIRPPNIAERGERVIILAKGNGVVVRMQGQILKDAVAGERVQVKNLLSNQIIEGRIYKKGVVEVAM is encoded by the coding sequence ATGAACAATATAAAATTTTTTTCTCAATACATCGCTTTTGTCATGCTTTTAATTTTTTCGGATGTTTATGCGACTGAATTTCATTCTCATGACGTAATAAAAAAATCCGTCAGTAATTTTTTGGAACTCAATATCAATAAAAATGAGTATCAGCAGCATGAAATTAAAGTGGATTCTATTGATTCACGTTTAAAATTAGTAAAGTGTGATCTTCCATTGGATATTGCTCGCTCTATGGGGCAAAGGCCGTCTGGCCGTATTACAGTCGGGGTTAAGTGCAAAGGTAAACAGCCATGGTCACTCTACATCCAGGCATCAATTAAGATCTCTGATATGGTTTTAGTCACGAGTCAATCACTGCCCGTAGGTTCAATGATTGGCATGGATAATGTGACTTTGGTTCAAAAAGATATCAGTCGTTTGACTCAGGGTTATTTTAAAAATACCCAAGAGGTGGAAGGGAGCTTTGTGAAACGCCCTTTAGCCAGTGGAGCGGTATTAACCGCATCAAATATACGCCCTCCTAACATTGCAGAGCGTGGTGAACGCGTCATTATTTTGGCGAAAGGGAATGGGGTTGTGGTTCGTATGCAAGGCCAGATATTAAAAGATGCGGTCGCAGGCGAACGAGTGCAAGTAAAAAATTTACTGTCAAACCAAATTATTGAAGGCCGCATCTATAAAAAAGGTGTGGTGGAGGTCGCAATGTAG
- a CDS encoding flagellar protein FlgN, which translates to MTKKTSNQSVYLAFGGLLIKQLKLSIRLLKCLNKEYDELKIRSLTHLQNIAEMKQDYLVELEQLTQSVYEMIEKNSYPVNRTGAEAFVNECEANGMQGVKKQWQNLAHVLKKCQKQNQVNGNIIHMSRKNIHHALNIIYNEPIENSSYEPSGQCVPKHTKRMMNVV; encoded by the coding sequence ATGACTAAAAAAACTTCAAATCAATCTGTTTATCTGGCTTTTGGTGGTTTGTTGATTAAACAGTTAAAACTATCAATACGCTTATTGAAATGTTTAAACAAAGAGTATGATGAACTTAAGATTCGTTCTCTGACTCATTTGCAAAACATTGCAGAAATGAAGCAGGATTATTTGGTGGAATTAGAGCAGTTAACTCAAAGTGTTTATGAGATGATTGAAAAAAACTCATACCCTGTTAATCGAACAGGTGCGGAAGCTTTTGTTAACGAGTGTGAGGCTAATGGCATGCAGGGTGTGAAAAAACAGTGGCAAAATTTAGCTCATGTCTTGAAAAAATGCCAAAAACAGAATCAAGTGAATGGCAATATTATCCATATGAGTCGAAAAAATATTCATCATGCACTCAATATTATCTATAACGAACCGATTGAAAACTCTTCATACGAGCCTTCTGGTCAGTGTGTACCTAAGCATACTAAACGTATGATGAATGTCGTTTAG